The Archocentrus centrarchus isolate MPI-CPG fArcCen1 chromosome 12, fArcCen1, whole genome shotgun sequence nucleotide sequence ATAAGTTCTATCTCTGATGCCTCATTGATTTATTAATCTGAAGTTTGGTTCATTATTTGCTTAACATATCTCCCTTGTTGCCCAGATTTATCTGCGCATGTGAAATTCCTCACAACCACGCCACTGCGTCAGTCTCTCAGTCCGTCACATTGTCCTGGTTATAAACAAGTCTTTAGTTTGGTGGTAAACAACCGTTTGTCCCACACGTTTATCGCgtcattgttttttatttggtcTCGTCTTTTTTACTCAACCTTGGGTTCAGAAAGTGAATGTAACACTGTTGTTTACTGCGTTGCTCTGAATGTACATGCTGTTCCCTCACACAACCCAAGGCTGTGATTTCTGTGGACAAAGAGCACCAGTATGTGACAAGACTGCAGAGGCCTCTGCTGAATTACCATGCTTCCAGAGTCATTCACCAACAACTTGCCACAGACACTCCAGAGATATAAATACAGATGATTAGCATTATTCCCTCCATGTCCTGGGCAACAGAGGAGTAACTCCCCAGCTCATCTCATAAATCATTCGCATCTCTTAGATCCCTATTACTGCCACGCAAGTGTTAAAATGACCCACCCGGGTATTTAAAGTGTGAGACTGGAGCATGCAGATGCCAAAGAACTCCTTTCCTCAAACCTCCTGCACACTTTCTCTCGGGCAAtcaaaatacagctgctctgttgtTTGGATTCCGGTCGTCAGACTAGACTTGTTTGTCACAGTGGCGTTATACTCTTTGCAGTCCTGTTCCTTTCTACTGAGCTGATTTTCCAGGATATGggtgaagaaaataaaatgttatccCGTCCCATTTTCCGCCGAGATGTGGCCTGGGATCCTTTCCCAAACTGGACACAACCGAGCCGTATCTTTGCGCAGGATTTTGGCCTCCCTCCTTTCCTGGAGCCTAGTGATCTGGACTGGCTAGACTGGGCAAAGAAGAGACTGGCATCTTTCTCCTGGCCAGGCTACACACAAAGCCCACTTCTGCCTCCATTCACCAGTATGCGGCCTACAGACCAGAAGGGTCTGAAACAACTGATAAGTGGAGTATCAGAAATCCAAACAGGCCCAAATTGCTGGAAGATTAAT carries:
- the LOC115789300 gene encoding heat shock protein beta-1-like, which gives rise to MGEENKMLSRPIFRRDVAWDPFPNWTQPSRIFAQDFGLPPFLEPSDLDWLDWAKKRLASFSWPGYTQSPLLPPFTSMRPTDQKGLKQLISGVSEIQTGPNCWKINLDINHFSPEEITITTKEGYLQISGTHEERQDEHGLVSRCFTRKYKLPQGVDLQQISSSLSADGVLSVDAPVPGTSSSIPGNEIVIPVQIRQKQEEEK